The region CCGATGCCGGGCTGCTCGTGGATCAGCGCCAGCAGCATGTATTGCATCATCGACACGCCGCTCTCCAGCTCGCCCCCTTCGCGCTGCATCGAGCGCAGCAGGCGCTTGAACGCCGTGCGCAATTCATCGGACAGCGCCAGCGCGCGTTCGGGGATGGGAAGATCTTCAGTATCAGGCATGGGATGATATAAATAGGTAGGCTATCTATCCATATTAGGCCGCATGTGAACCCCACGCAAGGCTTTTTTGCGCCCATGCCCCGCCTGGCCCTTCCCAAAACCACCTTTGGCCGTCATAATAGCCGCCCTTGGGTCGTTAGCTCAGCTGGTAGAGCAGCGGACTTTTAATCCGTTGGTCGCAGGTTCGAATCCCGCACGGCCTACCAAGAATTTGCAGTCCGTTTGCATGCCGCCATGGCAAGCACGCACCGCACAGCGTTACCGCAGCAAGCAGTCAAAGTTTTGGGTCGTTAGCTCAGCTGGTAGAGCAGCGGACTTTTAATCCGTTGGTCGCAGGTTCGAATCCCGCACGGCCTACCAAATACTTCAGAGAAGCCAACCGTTCGCGGTTGGCTTTTTTGTTTTGCGCGCCAGCTACTCCATCCCCTCCCCATACCTGCCCGGCGTCACGCCCATCACGCGCTTGAACATGGCGATGAAGGCGCTGACGTTGTCGTAGCCCAGGTCCAGCGCAATCGTCGTGACGGGCTGGCCGGCGGCCAATAATTCCAGGGTGCGCAGGATGCGGGCGCGCTGGCGCCACGCGGCCGGCGCAAAGCCGGTCTCGGCCTGGAAGCGGCGCGCCAGGGTGCGCGGCGAGACGCCGGCCCAGGCGGCCAGTGCCGCCACGCCCCGCTCGTCGGCCAGGTCATCGAGCACGGCACGCGCCACGCGCAACAGGCGCGGGTCCGTGGGCAGGGGCAAACCGAAGGGCTCGTGAGGCGAGGCGGCGATCTCGTCGAGTATCACGCCCGCCACGCGGGCTTGCCGCGCATCGAGCGCGCCACCTTCCCAGCTGCTGGCGCGGCCCACCGCCTCGCGCAGCAAGCCCGAAACGCGCATCACGCACGGCGCGGCAGGCAAGCTGGCGCAACTGGCCTCGTCCACATACACGCTCCAGCCCGCAAACGGGCCATGCGAACGCAGCGCATGGGCGTGATGGGGCGGCATCCACACGCAGTGGCTGGCGGGCACCACCCACTGCCCGCTGTCGGCGCCGATGGACAGCAAGCCGCGCTCGGCGCCGAACAACTGGCCGCTGGCATGGCGGTGCGGCGGCGTCACCCGCTCCTGTGGCTGAGACATGCGCAGGGCGCGCAGCGGCGCCAGCAGCATCGGCGGCAAGATTGGCGGATTTGACGTATCGATAGTCATAAACAAGGCAGGCAAGACAATCCCGCCATCATACAGTGGAGTCTTTCCATTATTCAGGAGTACATCATGCGTGCCGAAGACGTGTTACCGGATCAACAAAACCAAGGCCAGTTCAACGGCGTCACCGTGCGCAAGGGCACGGTAGGCGCTTTTCTCGCCAATGCCCGCCTGTGGCTGGACGAGGCCAGCGGCGATGCGGAACGGGCCGTCGCCGAGCGCGACATGCTCGACGCCTTGCCCGCCCTGCACGCGCTGGGACTGTTCGACATCGTGCAAGTGCGCGATGCTGCGCTGCACGAGCTGGTATTGCCATCGGCCAGGTAGGCGGCATTGGCTCGTCGCGGGCGCGCATTTCCTCTATCATGCTGCTTTGCCCGCCCTTGCTCCCGCCATGCCGTTTACCATTGCC is a window of Janthinobacterium sp. 1_2014MBL_MicDiv DNA encoding:
- a CDS encoding AraC family transcriptional regulator: MTIDTSNPPILPPMLLAPLRALRMSQPQERVTPPHRHASGQLFGAERGLLSIGADSGQWVVPASHCVWMPPHHAHALRSHGPFAGWSVYVDEASCASLPAAPCVMRVSGLLREAVGRASSWEGGALDARQARVAGVILDEIAASPHEPFGLPLPTDPRLLRVARAVLDDLADERGVAALAAWAGVSPRTLARRFQAETGFAPAAWRQRARILRTLELLAAGQPVTTIALDLGYDNVSAFIAMFKRVMGVTPGRYGEGME